A single region of the Tachyglossus aculeatus isolate mTacAcu1 chromosome X1, mTacAcu1.pri, whole genome shotgun sequence genome encodes:
- the FCHO1 gene encoding F-BAR domain only protein 1: protein MMSYFGEHFWGEKNLGFDVLYHSMKHGQLATKELADFIRERATIEETYAKSMAKLSKMASNGTPLGTFAPLWEVFRVSSDKLSLCHMELTKKLYDLIKEVLRYGEEQGKAHKKSKEEAAGTLEAVQILHGVSQLLPKSRENYHSKCVEFERLKREATSQKEIDKAEIKTKKAAETLRRSVEKFNAARADFEQKMMDSALRFQGIEESHLRHLKSLISSYSHSVEDTHVQIGQVHEEFKQNVENISVEMLVKKFAENKGTGREKPGVLDFEEYSSTMAVQEGVKRTRSKPFRIPGLSRRERERSSVDSPDAESLTCPVVDEEGFTVRPDINQNNQNTEPENHFCSSSDSDFDDDEPRKFSIQIKPVQPRDESCDPEAAVAQLKATVGNLVLPPGTGGTVKRHSSRHLSAPTPVTGESEVSRGDASGKLQRPLSASRAGSCAGKSRGDVQLAKALFGPPLEAAFELEDFPGSSSFGQASSPSPFSSSSPENVEDSGLDSPSRPALGPSPDSWAPRPGTPQTPPGLQVLPEEEQPVQRGEEPLGGRPIQPYQADSLQEDRSAWTSLDGPQGAEPEVGGSSLSTPWAGRTSVSRSGEDLVPGLLNPANREGLAAPPRRARAKRPLASALTRSHGDLSRSLSPSLLGSSAPSGLSDRSFYMSAQSGLGISRGPSPVVLGSQDALPVATAFTEYVHAYFRGRDTHSCLAKVTGELTMSFPAGIVRVFSGSPPPPVLSFRLVHTGPVEQFQPVTDLLFSDPSQTDPMAKDFWLNMATLTGHLQRQAEQSPAASYYNVVLLRYQFSRPGAGATPLQLSASWECGPALTQVSVEYSYCPGTAPLPAPLTNVQVLLPVEEPVTNVRLQPAASWNLEEKRLLWRLPDISEAGGSGRLSASWEPLYGPSTPSPVAAQFTSEGSTLSGVDVELVGSGYRMSLVKKRFATGIYLAGC, encoded by the exons ATGATGTCCTATTTCGGAGAGCACTTTTGG GGTGAGAAGAACCTCGGCTTTGATGTGCTCTACCACAGCATGAAGCACGGGCAGCTGGCCACCAAGGAGCTGGCGGACTTCATCCGAGAGAG GGCGACAATTGAGGAGACATATGCCAAATCGATGGCGAAGCTCTCCAAGATGGCCAGCAACGGGACCCCACTTGG GACCTTCGCCCCACTCTGGGAAGTGTTCCGGGTCTCCTCTGACAAactgtccctgtgccacatggagctgacCAAGAAGCTGTACGATCTCATCAAGGAGGTGTTGCGCTatggggaggagcagggcaaAGCCCACAAGAAG TCCAAGGAGGAAGCTGCGGGCACTCTGGAAGCGGTGCAGATCTTGCATGGCGTCTCCCAGCTCCTGCCCAAGTCCCGAGAGAATTACCACAGCAAGTGTGTGGAGTTTGAGCGGCTGAAACGGGAAGCCACCAGCCAGAAGGAGATCGACAAG GCGGAGATAAAGACCAAAAAGGCGGCGGAGACACTGAGACGCTCGGTGGAGAAGTTCAACGCAGCCAGGGCTGATTTTGAGCAGAAGATGATGGACTCTGCCCTG CGTTTCCAGGGCATTGAGGAGTCTCATTTGCGGCACCTGAAGAGCCTCATCAGCTCTTACTCGCACTCGGTGGAGGACACCCATGTCCAGATTGGGCAG GTCCATGAGGAATTCAAGCAGAACGTGGAGAACATCAGCGTGGAGATGCTGGTGAAGAAATTTGCCGAGAACAAGGGCACAGGCCGGGAAAAGCCAG GTGTCTTGGACTTTGAGGAGTACAGCAGCACCATGGCTGTGCAGGAAG GTGTGAAACGGACACGCAGCAAACCCTTCCGCATCCCCGGGCTGAGTAGGCGGGAACGGGAGCGGAGCTCTGT GGACTCTCCGGATGCAGAGTCATTG ACCTGCCCAGTGGTGGATGAAGAAGGCTTCACGGTCCGGCCGGACATCAACCAAAACAACCAAAACA CCGAGCCCGAGAACCACTTCTGCTCGTCCAGTGACTCGGACTTCGACGATGATGAACCACGCAAGTTCTCCATCCAGATCAAGCCCGTGCAGCCGCGGGATGAGAGCTGCGATCCCGAAGCGGCTGTGGCACAGCTCAAAGCCACTGTGGGCAACCTGGTCCTGCCACCTGGCACTGGG GGCACTGTGAAGCGCCACTCCTCCC GTCACCTGTCGGCCCCAACGCCTGTGACAGGGGAGTCAGAAGTGAGCAGAG GAGACGCGTCAGGGAAGCTGCAGAGACCCCTCTCCGCCTCGAGAGCtggcag CTGTGCCGGGAAGTCCCGAGGAGATGTGCAACTTGCCAAAGCATTGTTTGGTCCACCCCTGGAGGCTGCCTTTGAGCTAGAAGATTTTCCAG GCTCCAGCAGTTTTGGCCAGGCCTCTAGCCCGtcacctttctcttcttcctcccctgagAACGTGGAGGACTCGGGCCTGGACTCCCCTTCCCGTCCGGCCCTTGGCCCCTCCCCAGATTCCTGGGCCCCCCGCCCTGGCACGCCCCAGACCCCACCTGGTCTCCAGGTCCTCCCCGAGGAGGAACAGCCAGTCCAGCGGGGTGAGGAGCCGCTGGGTGGGCGGCCCATCCAGCCCTACCAAGCTGACTCTCTTCAAGAGGACCGCTCAGCCTGGACATCTCTGGATGGGCcccagggggcggagcctgagGTGGGCGGCTCTTCCCTTTCAACCCCCTGGGCCGGCAGAACTTCTGTGTCCCGGAGTGGTGAAG ATTTGGTGCCCGGTCTGCTCAACCCAGCAAACAGGGAGGGGTTGGCAGCGCCACCCCGGAGAGCCCGTGCCAAGAGACCCCTGGCCAGCGCTCTCACCCGGAGCCATGGGGACCTG TCtcgctccctcagcccctcccttctGGGCTCCTCAGCCCCCAGTGGGCTCAGCGATCGGAGTTTCTACATGTCTGCACAGTCGGGACTGG gaatCTCCCGGGGCCCCAGCCCTGTGGTCCTGGGGTCTCAGGATGCTCTACCTGTGGCCACAGCCTTCACGGAGTATGTTCATGCTTACTTCCGGGGCCGGGACACCCACAG CTGCCTGGCCAAGGTGACGGGAGAGTTGACAATGTCCTTCCCAGCGGGAATCGTGCGGGTGTTCagtgggagccccccgccccccgtgctcAGCTTCCGCCTGGTCCACACGGGGCCTGTGGAACAGTTCCAGCCCGTCACCGACCTGCTCTTCAG tgaCCCCTCCCAGACCGATCCAATGGCCAAGGACTTCTGGCTCAACATGGCTACGCTGACGGGGCATTTGCAGCGCCAGGCGGAGCAGAGCCCTGCGGCCTCCTACTACAATGTGGTCTTGCTTAGGTACCAG TTCTCCCGCCCAGGGGCCGGCGCCACACCGCTGCAGCTGTCTGCCTCCTGGGAGTGCGGACCAGCCCTGACCCAGGTCTCAGTAGAGTACAGCTACTGCCCAGGCACTGCACCCCTGCCTGCTCCCCTCACCAACGTCCAGGTCCTGCTACCCGTCGAGGAGCCAGTCACCAATGTCCGGCTGCAGCCCGCCGCCAGCTG GAACCTGGAAGAGAAGAGGCTGCTGTGGCGGCTGCCAGATATCTCCGAGGCTGGGG gCTCTGGCCGCCTTTCTGCCAGCTGGGAACCCCTATATGGGCCAAGTACTCCCAGCCCAGTGGCTGCCCAGTTTACCAGTGAGGGCAGCACACTGTCGGGGGTGGACGTGGAGCTGGTGGGCAGCGGCTACCGCATGTCTCTGGTGAAGAAGAGGTTTGCCACAG GGATTTACCTGGCCGGCTGCTGA